The genomic stretch TTTCTGTAGGAAAAGATATAGTGAGCGAAGCAGAGCTGGAGAGTGCTATTTTAGCTAAAGCCAATAATGACCCGGAGGCCGTGGTAATGCTTAGAGCCGACAAATCTGTACCTTATGAAAAAGTGGTAATGGTGATGGACATAGCTTATCGCAATAAGCTAAAAATGATTGCCGCCACAAACCCCAAGTAGTATGTTTAAAGAAATTTGGAACGATAAAGACCGAAGGAAAGGGCTGATTGGCTCCATAACTTTCCATGCCATATTGTTGCTATTGTTCCTTTTTGTGGGATTGAAGTACTACGAACCAAAGCCCGAGGATGGTATCGTTATCAACTTTGGGAACTCTGAAACCGGGATGGGCGATCAAGCGGATGGCGCACAGCAAACCGTAGTGGAAACTACGCCAGAAGAAACCACTCCTGAACCTGTGGAATCTCCAAGTGATGCTGTAGAGCCCACTCAAACACAAGATGTGGTGGATGCTCCTGCCGTTGAAACTAAAAAAGCTGAAAAGCCCAAAAAGGTAGAAGAACCAAAACCTGTAGAACCAGAAAAGCCAAAGCCTAGTAGCGAACTGGAAAAAATGCTGGAAAGCGTAAAGAGCTCTAAGGCGGGTGGCGAAGGAGAAAAGAAAGGTGAAGGCGACCAAGGCGCTGCTGATGGTGACCCCAACAGCAAAAGCAGAACTGGAGGAAGCACTGGAGGTGGCGGAACTGGAGGGACAGGAAACTATATGCTGGGAGGCCGACAAGCCCTAAATAAACCAAAGCCTGAGTACCCTTGTACCGAAGAAGGTCGTGTGGTAGTGAAGATTTACGTGGATCAAAACGGTAAAGTTACCAACGCCATACCTGGCGAAAGAGTACCTGGCGGATCAGCTACCACCACTACAAGTAGCTGCTTGTTTGACAAAGCTAAAGCTGCAGCTATGCGCACTACCTGGCAGCCAGATGGCGATGCACCAAATCCACAAATAGGTTACATCGTTTACAACTTCCAAAAGCGATAAATCATGACGTATCAGGAGTGGCTCGATTGGCTCTTCACGCAGCTGCCCATGTACCAACGCGTTGGTGGAGCAGCTTATAAAGCTGACCTCAGCAATACCCACAAACTGATGCATTTGCTGGATCATCCAGAAAATAAGTTCAAAAGTGTGCATGTGGCGGGTACCAATGGCAAGGGTTCTACTTCGCACATGCTTGCTGCTATATTTCAAAAAGCAGGTTACAAAACAGGCCTTTATACCTCTCCTCACTTAAAGGATTTTAGAGAACGTATTCGCATTAATGGCGAAATGATCCCCGAAAAGGATGTAGTAAGCTTTGTAGCAAATCACAAAACCAAATTTGAAAGTGTTGGTCTTTCCTTTTTTGAAATGACCGTGGGCATGGCGTTCCAATATTTTGCTGATAAAAAAGTAGACATTGCCATAGTAGAAGTAGGCATGGGTGGTCGCCTTGATAGCACCAATGTAGTTTCTCCTGAACTCAGTATTATCACCAACATCAGTTTAGATCACACCCAGTTTTTGGGAAATAACTTGGCAAGCATAGCCGGTGAAAAAGGAGGAATCATAAAGGAAAACACTCCAGTGGTAATTGGAGAACACCACCCTGAAACCGACCCTGTTTTCACCAAATTAGCTGGGGCTAAAAATGCTCCACTCTCTTTTGCGGAAGATATTATTCCGATGCGTGAATTGGATGAACTGGACTTAAAGGGCATTTACCAAAAGAAAAATATTCGCACCGTTTTGGCAGCGGTTCAGCAGCTGGAAGAGAAAGGATATCTACTTGAGAACACTCTAAAAGAAGCTTTGCTCAATGCAAGCAAACTTACCGGCCTCCGCGGACGATGGGAAACATTAAGCACCAGCCCTCGCATAATTTGTGATACGGGCCATAATGAAGCTGGCGTAAAACTTATCATGGAGCAACTCGCCAAAGAGCCATTTGAGAACCTACACATCGTTTGGGGAATGGTTGGAGATAAAGACATTACTAGCGTTCTCAAATTATTGCCAAAAGACGCAACTTACTATTGGTGCAAACCAAGTATCCCTCGTGGCAAAAATGCTGAAGAACTAAAACAAGATTCTTTGGTCATTGGACTAAAAGGCGAAGTTTATAATTCCCCAAGCTCCGCTTTGGGAGCTAGTAAAAATGCAGCTTCAGCTAATGATTTAATCTTTGTGGGCGGAAGCACCTTTGTGGTTGCCGATGTTCTTTAGAGTTTCTGTACCAAGCGCGTTTGCTGCAAACCATCGGACTTCACTTCCAGCAAGTACATACCTTTTGAAAGTTTAGAAATATCAATCTCCGTTTTATACGATTGAGGAATTACGGATTTCAGCTCCCGGCCTTGAATATCAAAAAGGGTGATTAGCTCTGGAGTTTCTCCCTCTTCAAGCTCTACGGTAATTTTATCCTTGGTGGGATTTGGATAAACTGAGAAGGTATTTGAATTTAAAGTTTCAAGTAGTCCTGTAAATTGACAATCTCCCGCAATAAGAACCCCGTTATCTGAATCCGGGAATTCAATTCCGCAATAGTTTATCAGGGTATTTCCGTCTGTTCCCTTTTTCAATGTGATTAGAAGTGTGTCATTAGCCATAACAGGTCT from Owenweeksia hongkongensis DSM 17368 encodes the following:
- a CDS encoding bifunctional folylpolyglutamate synthase/dihydrofolate synthase; the protein is MTYQEWLDWLFTQLPMYQRVGGAAYKADLSNTHKLMHLLDHPENKFKSVHVAGTNGKGSTSHMLAAIFQKAGYKTGLYTSPHLKDFRERIRINGEMIPEKDVVSFVANHKTKFESVGLSFFEMTVGMAFQYFADKKVDIAIVEVGMGGRLDSTNVVSPELSIITNISLDHTQFLGNNLASIAGEKGGIIKENTPVVIGEHHPETDPVFTKLAGAKNAPLSFAEDIIPMRELDELDLKGIYQKKNIRTVLAAVQQLEEKGYLLENTLKEALLNASKLTGLRGRWETLSTSPRIICDTGHNEAGVKLIMEQLAKEPFENLHIVWGMVGDKDITSVLKLLPKDATYYWCKPSIPRGKNAEELKQDSLVIGLKGEVYNSPSSALGASKNAASANDLIFVGGSTFVVADVL
- a CDS encoding periplasmic protein TonB, links inner and outer membranes — translated: MFKEIWNDKDRRKGLIGSITFHAILLLLFLFVGLKYYEPKPEDGIVINFGNSETGMGDQADGAQQTVVETTPEETTPEPVESPSDAVEPTQTQDVVDAPAVETKKAEKPKKVEEPKPVEPEKPKPSSELEKMLESVKSSKAGGEGEKKGEGDQGAADGDPNSKSRTGGSTGGGGTGGTGNYMLGGRQALNKPKPEYPCTEEGRVVVKIYVDQNGKVTNAIPGERVPGGSATTTTSSCLFDKAKAAAMRTTWQPDGDAPNPQIGYIVYNFQKR